A DNA window from bacterium contains the following coding sequences:
- a CDS encoding SH3 domain-containing protein: MKKSLLAAALAVGFLSSAWLPAQPPSPLSGTYQKLTLGVDPSQGRVTGYYKEIDEPPNLPHSECVFYFTGQGQGDQYAIQAWEPGNDKSEATSGELTIFSAEKGRPSVQLKLEKLSRDCTALNPKLGKPEGALLDKSKAGAWTEVRVVGNPKSSYHQTPDLASPERGSAKRGTVLVVTGRQPGWAQVQAEQKSKGWIQENDLYPLSPGAPMPEPSKTIVPAAAPKIEPKPQAKPEPPAASVSAAKPDSKAELLQRLKALNVQAFGLALRVLANPVERGNLAASGSALEQELNELVAGLNRTDPSAYRSESTRIYETYLDLQYVRQDQPVVSLRLREETLKKSR; encoded by the coding sequence ATGAAAAAATCGCTTCTCGCGGCGGCCTTGGCCGTCGGCTTTCTTTCGAGCGCTTGGCTCCCGGCCCAGCCCCCCTCCCCGCTTTCCGGCACTTATCAAAAGCTGACGCTCGGCGTGGACCCTTCGCAAGGCCGGGTCACCGGCTATTACAAAGAGATCGATGAGCCGCCCAATTTGCCGCACAGCGAGTGCGTTTTCTATTTCACGGGTCAAGGTCAGGGCGACCAATACGCGATCCAAGCCTGGGAACCCGGCAACGATAAATCCGAAGCGACGTCGGGCGAGCTGACGATTTTCTCGGCCGAGAAAGGCCGGCCCAGCGTGCAATTGAAGCTCGAAAAATTGAGCCGCGACTGCACCGCCCTCAATCCCAAGCTCGGCAAGCCCGAAGGCGCCCTGCTCGACAAGAGCAAGGCGGGAGCCTGGACCGAAGTTCGAGTCGTCGGAAACCCCAAGTCCTCCTATCACCAGACGCCGGACCTCGCCTCGCCCGAACGAGGCTCCGCCAAACGAGGAACCGTGCTGGTCGTGACGGGACGTCAACCGGGCTGGGCCCAGGTCCAGGCCGAGCAAAAGTCCAAGGGCTGGATTCAAGAAAACGATCTCTATCCGCTGAGCCCCGGAGCGCCGATGCCGGAGCCGAGCAAGACGATCGTTCCGGCCGCGGCGCCGAAAATCGAGCCGAAGCCGCAAGCTAAGCCCGAGCCCCCGGCAGCATCGGTTTCAGCGGCCAAGCCGGACTCCAAGGCCGAGCTTCTCCAGCGCCTCAAGGCCCTCAACGTCCAAGCCTTCGGTCTGGCGCTTCGAGTCTTGGCCAATCCCGTCGAGCGCGGCAACCTCGCCGCCTCCGGTTCGGCATTGGAGCAAGAGCTCAACGAGCTCGTCGCGGGCCTCAACCGAACCGATCCTTCGGCCTATCGAAGCGAATCCACCCGGATCTACGAGACCTACTTGGATTTGCAGTACGTCCGGCAGGATCAGCCGGTGGTCAGCTTGCGATTGCGCGAGGAAACTCTAAAGAAATCGCGTTAA